The Pseudophaeobacter arcticus DSM 23566 genome includes a region encoding these proteins:
- a CDS encoding efflux RND transporter permease subunit: MIGVVSWAADRARMVIAFILISILVGGFAYSSLPKEGEPDIEIPALFISVQFPGISAEDAESLLVKVMETELADLDGLDKMSATAAENYAGVALEFDFGWDKTAVMADVRDAMTRAEAEFPDGAETYSLTEINFSEFPIVIVNLTGAVPERTMARIAKDLQDDIEALDAVLEAGIAGNRDEMVEVIIDPLRLESYNITAVELINVVRNNNQLIAAGEVETDQGTFSVKIPSSFDDVNDIYGLPVKTNGDRIVTLGELAEINFTFEDRAGTARFDGADTIALQVVKRKGFNLIDTVDLVKATLAKAQAKWPAELKGSVTLGTSNDQSRVVGSMVDQLEGSVLTAVALVMIVVLASLGSRAALLVGFAIPTSFLLCFAFLAVMGVSISNIVMFGLILAVGMLVDGAIVVVEYADKRISEGTGPMHAYVEAAQRMFWPIVSSTATTLCAFLPMLFWPGVPGQFMGMLPVTLIFVLSASLVVALIYLPVMGGLSGRISRIFEQTSNGLRAIAPWWLRALLVPPALWGMFAGAMQMLNPTYLLPDGTTPLAGLGFGGLVFIASAFAASITLGATKISRKESSVQAGYHHTTFGYAIKFIAGNPVMPLVTLAAVAFGISTVFTMFGDNNYGVEFFVESEPEQATAYVRARGNLSLKEQDLMVQRAEQTILAHPAVINVFSFAGEGGLATGGPGNNQGPVDTVGQVQFEIIPWEDRPTQTETWFFDLLTREVTATKFDGNTVIEELNAELAKIPGFFVEIKALEQGPGSGKPLHLRIRGDSWEALTASTRAARAQFESTPGLTLVEDSLPLPGIDWQIDVDVEKAGRFGADVATVGAMVQLVTRGILLDTMRVDSSDEEIEIRVRLPDENRVLATLDTLKVRTADGLVPLSNFITRKPVPKLAQISRVDQERYYDVKADVESGLHSVSIDNPNGDGQLNLAMIKTVPDGLSPRGEVVTDPKGTNYTIYQYVAFENVEAVQQAIDGGAKIALVNANERIAKLTEWLETGPLDPRVSWEWTGDQDEQAESGAFLSKAFAGALALMFVILLAQFNSFYNAVLVLLAVVLSTTGVLIGMMVMQQPFSIIMTGTGIVALAGIVVNNNIVLIDTYQEFSQQMPRIEAIIRTAEARIRPVLLTTVTTMAGLAPMMFGISLDFIGGGYSIDSPTALWWKQLATAVVFGLGIATVLTLVVTPSLLAIRVWLSTYLGWMGQLMARLTGGRSSRIAQDMRLAKKARKLPTSEILWDDLISRTPLAKSTDQKASDTAAPQDPGDSSALRAAE; the protein is encoded by the coding sequence ATGATCGGTGTCGTCTCCTGGGCCGCTGACCGGGCCCGCATGGTTATCGCCTTTATTCTGATCTCGATCCTGGTGGGTGGCTTTGCCTATTCCAGCCTGCCCAAAGAGGGTGAGCCGGATATTGAAATTCCGGCCCTGTTCATCTCGGTCCAGTTCCCGGGTATTTCCGCCGAAGACGCTGAAAGCCTGCTGGTCAAGGTCATGGAAACCGAATTGGCCGATCTCGACGGGCTCGACAAGATGAGCGCGACAGCGGCGGAAAACTACGCTGGTGTGGCGCTGGAATTCGACTTTGGCTGGGACAAAACAGCCGTGATGGCGGATGTGCGCGATGCCATGACCCGGGCTGAGGCCGAGTTCCCCGACGGCGCCGAGACCTATTCGCTTACGGAAATCAACTTTTCAGAATTCCCCATCGTTATCGTCAACCTGACCGGCGCGGTGCCGGAACGCACCATGGCCCGTATCGCCAAGGATCTGCAGGACGATATCGAGGCACTGGACGCGGTGTTGGAGGCCGGCATTGCCGGCAATCGCGACGAAATGGTCGAGGTCATCATCGACCCTCTGCGTCTGGAATCCTACAACATCACAGCGGTTGAGCTGATCAATGTGGTGCGCAACAACAACCAGTTGATTGCCGCCGGTGAAGTCGAGACCGATCAAGGGACCTTCTCGGTCAAGATCCCGTCGTCTTTTGATGACGTGAACGACATCTACGGGCTGCCGGTCAAAACCAATGGTGACCGTATCGTCACACTGGGAGAGCTGGCCGAGATCAATTTCACCTTTGAGGACCGCGCCGGTACCGCCCGGTTTGATGGCGCTGACACCATCGCGCTGCAGGTGGTAAAGCGCAAAGGCTTTAACCTGATTGATACCGTTGATCTGGTGAAGGCAACCCTGGCCAAGGCCCAGGCCAAATGGCCAGCGGAGCTCAAGGGCTCTGTTACCCTTGGCACCTCCAATGACCAAAGCCGGGTTGTCGGCTCCATGGTGGACCAGCTGGAAGGCTCGGTTCTGACGGCTGTTGCGCTGGTGATGATTGTGGTTCTGGCCTCTTTGGGCAGCCGCGCGGCGCTGCTGGTGGGCTTTGCCATCCCCACCTCCTTCCTGCTGTGCTTTGCCTTCCTGGCAGTGATGGGGGTTTCGATCTCAAACATCGTGATGTTTGGCCTGATCCTGGCCGTTGGCATGCTGGTGGACGGGGCTATTGTGGTGGTGGAATATGCCGATAAACGCATCAGCGAAGGCACCGGTCCGATGCATGCCTATGTTGAGGCGGCGCAGCGGATGTTCTGGCCCATCGTGTCCTCCACCGCGACCACACTCTGTGCCTTCTTGCCAATGCTGTTCTGGCCCGGTGTTCCCGGCCAGTTCATGGGCATGTTGCCAGTCACCCTGATCTTTGTTCTGTCGGCCTCTTTGGTGGTGGCGCTGATTTACCTGCCTGTCATGGGCGGGCTGTCTGGCCGCATCAGCCGGATCTTTGAGCAAACCTCCAATGGTCTGCGCGCCATTGCGCCCTGGTGGCTGCGGGCGCTGTTGGTGCCCCCTGCCCTATGGGGAATGTTTGCCGGTGCCATGCAGATGCTCAACCCCACATATCTGTTGCCCGATGGCACGACCCCCTTGGCGGGGCTTGGCTTTGGCGGGCTGGTCTTTATCGCCTCTGCCTTTGCCGCCTCTATTACCCTGGGGGCGACAAAAATCAGCCGCAAAGAGAGCAGCGTTCAGGCCGGCTATCATCACACCACCTTTGGCTATGCAATCAAATTCATTGCTGGTAACCCGGTGATGCCGCTGGTCACCCTGGCCGCTGTTGCCTTTGGTATCAGCACGGTTTTCACCATGTTTGGCGACAACAACTACGGCGTGGAATTCTTTGTCGAATCCGAGCCGGAACAGGCCACGGCCTATGTGCGCGCCCGTGGCAACCTCAGCCTGAAAGAGCAGGACCTGATGGTGCAACGGGCCGAACAGACAATCCTGGCGCATCCTGCGGTGATCAATGTCTTCTCCTTTGCCGGCGAAGGTGGCCTGGCCACAGGTGGCCCCGGCAATAACCAGGGGCCGGTTGATACTGTCGGTCAGGTACAATTCGAAATCATCCCCTGGGAGGACCGTCCAACCCAGACCGAGACCTGGTTCTTTGACCTGCTCACCCGTGAGGTCACAGCGACCAAGTTTGACGGCAATACGGTGATCGAAGAACTGAATGCCGAGCTGGCTAAAATCCCTGGTTTCTTTGTTGAAATCAAAGCGCTGGAACAGGGGCCTGGATCAGGAAAACCGCTGCATCTGCGCATTCGCGGCGACAGCTGGGAAGCGCTGACCGCATCCACCCGCGCCGCCCGCGCCCAGTTCGAATCCACCCCCGGCCTCACCCTGGTTGAGGACAGCCTGCCGCTGCCCGGCATCGACTGGCAGATCGACGTTGATGTTGAAAAGGCGGGGCGTTTTGGCGCCGATGTCGCCACCGTGGGGGCCATGGTACAGCTGGTGACGCGTGGTATCCTGCTGGACACCATGCGGGTCGACAGCTCGGACGAGGAGATCGAAATCCGTGTCCGCCTGCCCGATGAAAATCGTGTATTGGCCACGTTGGATACGCTGAAGGTACGCACCGCCGATGGGCTGGTGCCGCTGTCGAACTTCATCACCCGCAAACCGGTGCCCAAATTGGCGCAGATCAGCCGCGTCGACCAGGAACGCTATTATGACGTCAAAGCTGATGTTGAGAGCGGCCTGCATAGTGTCTCGATTGACAACCCCAATGGCGACGGGCAGCTCAACCTTGCCATGATCAAGACCGTTCCCGACGGGCTGTCCCCGCGCGGCGAGGTTGTCACCGACCCTAAAGGCACCAACTATACCATCTACCAATATGTTGCATTTGAGAACGTGGAGGCCGTGCAGCAGGCCATAGATGGCGGTGCCAAGATCGCCTTGGTCAACGCAAATGAGCGCATCGCAAAGCTCACGGAATGGCTCGAAACAGGTCCGCTGGATCCTCGGGTGAGCTGGGAATGGACCGGCGACCAGGACGAGCAGGCGGAATCAGGCGCTTTCCTGTCCAAGGCCTTTGCCGGGGCCTTGGCCTTGATGTTTGTAATCCTGCTGGCGCAGTTCAACTCGTTCTACAATGCGGTTCTGGTACTGCTGGCGGTGGTACTGTCCACCACCGGGGTGCTGATTGGCATGATGGTGATGCAGCAGCCGTTTTCGATCATCATGACCGGCACCGGCATTGTGGCTCTGGCGGGGATCGTGGTGAACAACAATATTGTTCTGATCGACACCTATCAGGAGTTCAGCCAGCAAATGCCGCGGATCGAAGCGATCATTCGCACCGCCGAGGCCCGGATCCGTCCGGTTCTGCTGACCACCGTCACCACCATGGCGGGGCTTGCACCGATGATGTTTGGCATCAGCCTGGACTTTATCGGCGGTGGCTATTCCATCGACAGCCCCACAGCCCTGTGGTGGAAACAACTGGCAACGGCTGTGGTCTTTGGGCTGGGTATTGCCACGGTTCTGACGCTGGTGGTGACCCCTTCGCTGCTGGCAATTCGGGTCTGGCTGTCCACCTACCTTGGCTGGATGGGACAGTTGATGGCGCGTCTCACCGGGGGACGCTCTAGCCGCATTGCCCAGGACATGCGCCTTGCCAAAAAGGCCCGCAAGTTGCCCACCAGTGAAATCCTCTGGGATGACCTGATCAGCCGCACACCGCTTGCAAAATCCACGGACCAGAAGGCCAGCGACACAGCCGCCCCCCAAGACCCCGGCGACAGCAGCGCCCTGCGGGCAGCAGAATAA